The following coding sequences are from one Saprospiraceae bacterium window:
- a CDS encoding OmpA family protein: MKKIYHLLAFSLFIQISAFAQPADGNTPAALLKSGDEQIEKGQYYNALDQYEKAYKALKEKDIAIKIARTHFLLRDYARASNFYNRVLARDKNNTYFEERFNFAKALKMNGNTTEAAAEFNKYIESGADPNLKEMAKKELAGIELMGSMKENLVLKIKNAGKQINTPESQASPALNTEGALYYGTIDYKTAEGKEEKADRIFSKLVTSNFTEGKGWSKPTELPETINRPGYHTSNVSFSKDGNTMYYTRTVSDGGMAEESKIYASTQTGSGWSPALEVTGVNGNYLAKHPVEGELFGNKVLFFSANIEGGKGGFDIYYANKTGEGEFATPLPLSDINSAGNEETPYYVDGKLYFSSDGWPGFGGYDVFSSKWNGSSWELPMNLGAPVNTTADDLYFKIDEFGNKGFLVSNRPDPESKSLKSKTCCDDIYTIEKRKLIIELLSTIKDEAGKPIKGATVQLIEMASGKDGQIESKTNLDVKPLSFLLDKDKAYKAIATKDGYFPQEISLNTVGVVEDQTINRDFVLKSMPPESDVDIISINEAIRLNNIYYNFDDDKILPDAIKDLSALRDIMKQYPDMVIELGSHTDSRGDDNYNQKLSLRRANSAKRWLVNTGGIASDRIVTKGYGESEILNDCANGVDCNDDEHRLNRRTEFKIIAGPTTIEVKKQVIDKKAKPSKKG, encoded by the coding sequence ATGAAAAAAATATATCATCTGCTCGCCTTCTCCCTTTTTATTCAGATTTCCGCTTTCGCCCAACCTGCTGACGGCAATACTCCGGCAGCACTATTGAAGTCAGGGGACGAACAAATTGAAAAAGGTCAGTATTACAATGCTTTGGACCAATATGAAAAAGCATATAAAGCACTGAAAGAAAAAGATATTGCCATCAAAATAGCGCGGACTCACTTTTTGTTGAGAGATTATGCCCGTGCCTCCAATTTTTACAATCGCGTTCTGGCCAGAGATAAGAACAACACCTATTTTGAAGAGCGTTTCAATTTTGCTAAAGCCCTGAAGATGAACGGCAATACGACAGAAGCAGCCGCTGAATTCAACAAATATATCGAAAGTGGAGCCGACCCAAATTTGAAAGAAATGGCTAAAAAAGAGCTTGCAGGGATCGAGCTGATGGGCAGTATGAAAGAAAATCTGGTGCTAAAAATTAAAAATGCAGGTAAGCAAATCAATACACCTGAGTCCCAGGCGAGTCCGGCGTTGAACACAGAAGGAGCATTATATTACGGTACTATAGACTACAAAACGGCCGAAGGAAAAGAAGAAAAAGCAGATCGCATTTTTAGCAAACTAGTCACATCAAATTTCACTGAAGGCAAAGGATGGTCCAAGCCAACCGAGTTACCGGAAACGATAAATCGACCTGGATACCACACTTCAAATGTCTCCTTTTCAAAGGATGGCAATACAATGTATTACACACGTACTGTTTCTGATGGAGGCATGGCAGAAGAAAGCAAAATTTATGCTTCTACTCAAACGGGTAGTGGTTGGAGTCCCGCTTTGGAAGTGACTGGAGTCAATGGAAACTATCTAGCAAAGCACCCTGTTGAAGGAGAGCTTTTTGGAAATAAAGTACTCTTTTTCTCAGCAAATATCGAAGGTGGAAAAGGTGGATTTGACATTTATTATGCCAACAAAACAGGTGAAGGCGAATTCGCTACGCCCCTTCCTCTGTCCGACATCAATTCTGCGGGCAATGAAGAGACCCCTTATTATGTAGACGGGAAGTTATATTTCAGCTCTGACGGATGGCCGGGCTTTGGTGGTTATGACGTATTTTCAAGCAAATGGAACGGCTCAAGCTGGGAATTGCCGATGAATCTGGGAGCACCTGTAAATACGACTGCCGACGATCTTTATTTTAAAATTGATGAATTCGGTAATAAAGGATTTTTGGTTTCCAATCGCCCTGATCCTGAATCAAAATCTCTCAAATCGAAAACATGCTGTGACGATATATACACGATCGAAAAGCGAAAACTAATCATTGAATTGCTCTCGACGATCAAAGACGAGGCAGGCAAGCCGATCAAAGGTGCTACAGTGCAACTGATAGAAATGGCTTCCGGAAAGGACGGCCAGATTGAATCAAAAACCAACCTTGACGTGAAGCCACTGAGCTTCCTGCTGGACAAAGACAAGGCATACAAAGCTATTGCCACAAAAGATGGTTACTTCCCTCAAGAAATATCTCTTAATACTGTCGGTGTCGTAGAAGATCAAACCATCAACAGAGATTTTGTATTGAAATCAATGCCACCTGAATCCGACGTTGACATTATATCCATCAATGAGGCTATCCGTCTCAACAACATCTACTATAATTTTGACGATGACAAGATTCTGCCGGATGCCATCAAGGACTTATCTGCATTGAGAGATATTATGAAGCAATATCCTGACATGGTCATCGAGTTGGGATCGCACACGGACTCAAGAGGTGACGATAACTACAATCAAAAATTATCTTTGCGCAGAGCAAATTCTGCAAAAAGATGGTTGGTAAATACCGGAGGAATCGCTTCAGATCGCATCGTGACCAAAGGTTATGGAGAATCGGAAATCCTCAATGACTGTGCAAATGGTGTTGATTGCAACGACGATGAACACAGATTGAATCGACGTACTGAATTTAAAATCATCGCAGGACCTACAACCATTGAAGTTAAAAAACAGGTCATCGACAAAAAAGCAAAACCTTCCAAAAAAGGTTAA
- a CDS encoding PorP/SprF family type IX secretion system membrane protein, translating into MMTINKFLFALAGFLLIGFAGAQDIHFTQYDFSPIHVNPAQTGAFNGSYRIGGIYRDQGRTAIKGAAYRTPMLYTDVTFPFALRKQDWTSLGLNIIDDRSGEIGLGSTKTAASAAYHFALDKMRRTVISLGAQYARATHNIKDAQDAVFPGNLLPTPNSGDNSKLQQKTSYSDISAGLSLSTKLGAKKLPLSLGVSVGHLNQPRVSLFSGAGGSDSKIKPLITANAGLEYPLNEKINLKPMLWFRNIAKPSEVITQCMGSYLLNAEKAIRLNAGLGYRFGDALQLMVGMDYGKVRAQLGYDHTISSLAQGQSPSGVGAVELGIMYTGIVVKKPNPKPKVFCPRF; encoded by the coding sequence ATGATGACCATAAACAAATTTTTATTTGCATTAGCAGGATTCTTGCTGATTGGATTTGCCGGAGCTCAAGACATACACTTTACACAGTATGACTTTTCTCCGATTCATGTAAATCCAGCGCAAACAGGTGCATTTAACGGTTCCTATCGTATAGGCGGGATCTACCGCGACCAGGGCAGGACTGCCATCAAAGGTGCAGCATACAGGACTCCAATGTTGTACACAGATGTCACTTTCCCATTCGCGCTGAGAAAGCAAGACTGGACTTCTCTTGGTCTCAACATCATTGACGATCGATCCGGAGAGATTGGTTTAGGCTCAACGAAGACAGCAGCCTCAGCCGCTTATCACTTCGCTCTGGACAAAATGCGCAGAACGGTCATCTCCTTAGGAGCTCAATATGCACGCGCGACACACAATATAAAAGACGCTCAAGACGCTGTATTCCCTGGAAATTTGCTCCCAACCCCAAATTCAGGAGACAATAGCAAATTACAGCAAAAAACGAGTTATAGTGACATCTCTGCCGGACTGAGCCTCAGCACAAAACTTGGTGCAAAAAAACTCCCGTTAAGTCTGGGTGTTTCTGTTGGACATCTGAACCAGCCAAGAGTCAGCCTGTTTTCAGGAGCCGGTGGGTCAGATTCAAAAATAAAACCTCTCATCACAGCCAATGCAGGATTGGAATATCCATTGAACGAAAAAATCAATCTCAAACCGATGCTTTGGTTTAGAAACATAGCAAAGCCAAGTGAAGTGATTACCCAGTGTATGGGTTCTTATTTGCTCAATGCTGAAAAAGCCATTCGGCTCAATGCCGGACTAGGTTACAGATTTGGAGATGCTCTGCAACTGATGGTTGGAATGGATTATGGTAAAGTAAGGGCTCAACTTGGATATGACCATACCATCAGCTCATTGGCTCAAGGCCAGTCACCTTCAGGAGTAGGAGCTGTGGAATTGGGAATCATGTACACTGGCATCGTGGTCAAAAAACCGAATCCAAAACCTAAAGTTTTCTGCCCAAGATTCTAA